From the Sphingobium yanoikuyae genome, the window GGAAATGGCGATCGGCCTGTGGGCGCTGGGCGTCGTTCTGTTCCTGGTCGTGCAGGCGATCGGCTATGCCCGGTTTCGCCGAGACATATTGGCCGGATCGACGCCGCTGGGCGAGGAAGGGCGCATCCGCCTGATCACCAGTCCGCAGGCATCGGGACCGCTCGCCTTCGGTATTTTCCGGCCCTACATCGTCCTGCCGGCCGATTTCGGGCTGCGCTATGACGCGCAGGAACAGGATATGGCGATCGCCCATGAACGCGCCCATCATGAGCGCGGCGATCTGGCTGCCAACATGGTCGCGCTGCTGCTGCTGGCGCTGCACTGGTGCAATCCGGTCGCCTGGATCGCCTATCGCGCCTATCGCGCCGATCAGGAAACCGCCTGCGACGCGCGCGTCCTCTCGCTCTACGGCCAGGATCAGGCCCATGCCTATGGCCGCGCCATATTGAAGGCCGCCGGTGGTCGCCAATTTGCCGGCGCCTGCCATCTCACCCGCATCACCACGCTCAAGGGGAGGCTGAAAATGCTTTCGAGCCATGAAACATCATTGAAGCGCATCAGTTGGGGCATGGCCGCCGTCGCCATGGTCGTTGCCACGGGCCTGGCCCTCACCGCATCGGGCAGCCGCGCCGCGCAGCAGATGGCGGCGATCACCGACAAGGTCGATCAGGCCGATTTCGCCAGGCTGACCAACCTGGTGTCGCAGCCCGTCTCGGCGCGGGAGGCCCTGCCGCAGGCCGCGCCGGTTCCCGCCGCCGCGCCCATGCCGGCGGCAGCGCCTGCGCCGGTCGCCCATGCCGATCGCGTGCCGCCTGCAGCGCCCGTGCCGCCGGTTCCGGCCGCCGACATCATGCCCCCGGTTCCGCCGGTCCCGCCCGTGCCGCCGGTGACGGTGCGCAGCGAGCCGGGGCGGGTGATCGTCACCCATGCCAATGGCCGGGTCGAAACCCATCGCATCCCGACCGAGGCGGAGATTGCCCGCATGGTGCCGGTGGTCGACGTGCGCGAAGGCTGCGAGGGCGACAAGGTCACCAGCCATCGCGAATTTGTCGATGCCAATGGCCGCCGCAATATCCGGGTGCGCATCTGCGAGCGGGCGATCGAGGCGCAGGCCCGCAAGGCGGAGCGGATCGCCATGCTGAACGCCCGCGATGCCGAGCGCATGTCCCGCAATGCCGAACGGGCGGGGCGCAATGCCGCGCGCGCCGGGCTGACCGCCGCCCGTGCCCAGATCGCCGCCAGCCGCATGCCGGAAAGCGACCGGGCCGAGGCACTGCGCGACATCGACCAGGAACTGGCCGACCTCGATCGCAATCCGGACTGAGGCTTTTTAGACCGCCACCACTTCGGGCAGGATGGCGTCCAGCAGCAACATGCCCGCCGGGCTGACCTGAAGCCGGTTGCCGGTTCGCCAGACCAGCCCCAGATCATTCATCCGGTCGATCGCCCGATCATCCACCAGCGCGCCGATCGGCAGGCCCGACAGGCCGGCGATCCGGGCCAGATCGACCCCTTCGCCCAGACGCAATCCCATCAGCAGCGCCTCGCGCGCCTTGTCCTCGGCCTGCAGCGGCACTTCCTGTTGCAGGCCGTTGCCGTTGCGATCGACCGCGCCCATCCAGTTTTCCGGCTTCTTGTGGCGCAATGTCGCCATGCCACCGCGGCGGCCATGGGCGCCGGGACCAATGCCGACATAGTCGCCATAGCGCCAGTAGATGAGGTTATGGCGGCTTTCCTGCCCCGGCCGGGCATGGTTGCTGATCTCGTAGGAAGGGATGCCGGCCTGCGCCGTCATCGCCTGGGTCAGCTCATAAAGGGTGGCGCCATGATCCGGGTCGACCGGTGTCAGCTTGCCCTGCGCGGCGAGCGTGGCGAAGCGCGTGCCCGGCTCGATCGTTAACTGATAGAGCGACAGATGGCCGGTGCCGAAGGAGAGGGCGCGTGCCAGCTCCGCTTCCCAGTCCGATTCGCTCTGGCCGGGGCGCGCGTAGATGAGATCGAAGCTCACCCGGTCAAAAATGCGACGAGCCGTGTCGAGTGCGCCCAGCCCCTCATCGACGTCATGGGCACGCCCCAGGAAGGCCAGGGCGTCATTGTCGAGCGCCTGCAGGCCGAGCGACACGCGGTTGATCCCGGCGGCCGCCAGATCGCCGAAACGCGCGGCTTCCACCGAGTTCGGGTTGGCCTCAAGCGTGATCTCTATGTCGTTGGAAAAGCCCCAATGTCTTTCCGCCGCCTCGATCAGGGAAGCGGCGATGCGGGGCGGCATCAGCGACGGCGTGCCACCGCCAAAGAAGATCGAACGGAGCGGTCGCCGGCCGGTTTTTTCCGCCTCATGGGCAAGGTCGGCGAGCAGCGCAGCCTGCCACGCATCGGCGTCGATCCGGTCGCGCACATGACTGTTAAAATCGCAGTAAGGACACTTCGAAACACAAAATGGCCAATGAACATATAGGCCAAGAGCCTCGGTGAAAGCCGGTGGGGCGAGAAGGACTTCGGGTGACATGAGTGGACATATCTTTAGACGCGTTCAGCGCGGCCCGCTAGCGGCTGCACTGATGCTTTTCGGCGGGATGATCGCAGGGGCGGTCGCACCGGCATCGGCTTCGGTCAATCGCGACGTGTGGAATTATTATAATATCCAGCCGGCGCCGCGTTCCGACGCGATGCTGCGCCAGGTGGTGATGGACGTGCATAATCGCGAGCGCCAGTCGCTGGGCGTGCCCGCGCTGGCCTGGGACGATCGCCTGGCCGCCGATGCGGCCGGCTATGCGCGCCAGATGGTGCATACCAACCAGTTTCGCCATTCGCACGGCGGTGAGCGCGACGAGGAAATCGGCGAAAATCTGTGGATGGGGACGCACCGGGCCTATGGCTATACCGCCATGCTCGACGCCTTCATGGACGAACGCCGTGCCTTCGTGTTCAAGGCCCGCTTCCCCGACGTCAGCACGACCGGCAATTGGGAAGATGTCGGCCACTATACCCAGATGATCTGGCGCGGCACCCGTCGGGTCGGCTGCGCGCTGGGCGAGGGCGCCCAATATGATTATCTGGTCTGCCGCTATTATCCGGCCGGCAATGTCTATGGCATGAGCCCGTTCGACCGCGACTTTGGCGGCTGGCAGGGCTGAAGACCTTATCCCAGGCGGATCATTTTTCCTCTCTGTCGATTATGCCTTGAAGCGCAGTCGGCAAAAGGGGGGAGGAAAAATGCAGCCCGTTTCAAGAACAAGGCCATGGGCCTGCATCAGCATGACGATCGCGCTGCTGGCTCTGGCCGCGTGCGGTTCACCGTCCCCAACGCCCGACAATCAGGGGGCTGCGCCCGCCGCGCCCGAAAATTCCTCCGCCAACGCTGCCCAGCCGGACAAGGCACCGGCCCCCCGATCCACCCAGGCCGACATGTCGCCCCTGTCCTGCACTGCCGAGATCGGCGCGGCTGCGGCCGAGCGCCGCGTCAAGCTGTGCATCAGCGTGTCGCCCGCCACCCATCCGCCCTGCAATGCCGCCAATAGCTGTGCGATGATCGAGGACGAGATCGCGCGCAGTTGCGCCCTGTTCGACGGCCAGGGCGAGCCGATGGCGGGATGCACGCCCGAACCCAGGAGCATGGCGGCTGCGGCGGCCGTGGTGCAGCGTTATTATGCGGCGATCAACGCGCGCGACTATGGCACCGCCTGGAGCCAGTGGGGCGAGAATGGGCCGGCAGGGCAGACGATGGAAAAATTCCAAGCCGGCTTTGCCGCCACCCGTGCGACGCATGTGACCATCGGCCGGATGACGCCGGGCGATGCGGGCGCGGGCTCCGTCTACCAGCCGGTGCCGGTGACGATCGACGCGGAACTAGCGGATGGCACGCGCCAGCATTTTGCCGGCACCTATGTTGTGCGGCGCGTCAATGATGTCGACGGGGCATCGGCCGCGCAGCGGCGCTGGCATATCGATTCGGCGAAGCTGCGACCCGTTTCGTCGGAGTGACGTGGACAGGCGATCGCCTGTGCCGGACCATTCATCCCTGCTTCACACGATCGGGCGTTTAGCCGCAGCATCGCGTTCCGAACCGGCCGGGCCGGGGGAGAGGCACGGGTTATCGGGTCGAAAGAACAAAGACGATGCGCGGGTGGAAATGGGGGCTGGCCGTTGCGACGGCCGCCATGATGCTGGGGATTTTCGGTGGCAAGGGAGAGGCCGCGCCGGCGCGGCGTGCGCCCAGCCCGGCCGAACAATATGGCATGGAAGAGGCCGATCGCGACGATGGGCTGCTGCAGGACGTGGTCCTGGGCACGCATAATGACGAACGCAGCCGCTGGGGCCTGACCCCGCTTGCCTGGGACCGGACGTTGGCGGCGGATGCGGCGCGCTATGCGCGGCAGATGGCGCGGACCAACATCTTTGCCCACAGCTCGCGCGCGACCCGCGCGGTGCCGAGCGGCGAAAATCTGTGGATGGGGAGCCGGGGCCTCTATGATTATGAGGTGATGGTCGGCGCCTTCCTCAATGAACGGCGCTATTTCCGTCGGGCGGGCAAGATGCCCAATTTCAGCACCACCGGCCGCTGGCAGGATGTCGCCCATTATACCCAGATCATCTGGCGCGGCACCCGGTCGGTTGGCTGCGCGCTGGCCGAGGGCCGCAGCTTCGACTATCTCGTCTGCCGCTATTATCCCGCCGGCAACATGTTCGGCATGGGGCCGCTGGATGCGGCGCCGGTGCTGGCGGGCGGCGAGGAATAGGGGCGGCCGGGACCGCCCCCCCCATCCGATCAGATCACCGCTTTCACCAACTGGGCGAAGGCGTCGGCGCGGTGGCTCATTGCGTGCTTGGCGTCCGGGTCCATCTCGCCGAAGCTGATGTCGTGGCCGAGCGGCTGGAACATCGCGTCATAGCCAAAGCCATTTGCCCCGCGCGGCGGCCAGACCAGCAGGCCGTCGACCCGGCCCTCGAACGCCTCGACATGGCCGTCGGGCCAGGCGAGGGAGAGGGCGCAGATGAAATGGGCGCCATGGCCGGCGTCCGGCCCCTTGGCCTGCACCCCGTCCCACACCTTCTGCATCGCCATGCCGAAATCCTTGTCCGGCCCGGCCCAGCGGGCGGAGAAGAGGCCCGGATCGCCGTTCAACGCCTCGACGCAGAGGCCACTGTCGTCGGCCAGTGCAGGCAGGCCGGAGAGGTCGGCGGCCTGCATCGCCTTCAGCTCGGCGTTCGCGATGAAGGTGGTACCGGTCTCCTCCGGCTCGGGCAGGTCGAGCGACGCGGCGGAGATCGGCTCGATCCCATAGGGGCCGAGCAGCGCGGCGATTTCGCGCACCTTGCCGGCATTATGGCTGGCGATCACCAGCTTGCCGGGCTTCAGCTTGCGGATCGCCTGTTCCTGTCCGTATTCGTCGCTCATCTGGCTCTACCCTGCATTATTTCCGTCATCCCAGCGAAGGCTGGGATCTCCCTTCTTCTTCGGCTTCATGGGCGCAAAAGGAAAGAGAGATGCCAGCCTGCGCTGGCATGACGGTATTTATAAAAGGCTCAGCGACCCGTCGCCACATCCTGCGCGGCGAAGATCTTGGCGCAGCCGATGCGGGCGAGGCGGAGCAGGCGGAGCAGCTCTTCCTCGTCATAGGCGGCACCCTCGGCCGTGGCCTGCACTTCGGCGAACTTGCCGTCGCCGGTCAGGATCAGGTTGGCGTCGGTCTCGGCATTGCTGTCCTCGGCATAGTCGAGGTCGAGCACCGGCGTGCCTTCATAGATGCCGCAGCTGATCGCGGCGACCTTCTGGATGATCGGGTCTTCGCTGAGCGCGCCCGAGGCGAGCAGCTTGTCGACGGCGATGCGCAGCGCAACCCAGCTGCCCGAGATGGCGGCGGTGCGGGTGCCGCCATCAGCCTGGATCACGTCGCAGTCGATCACGATCTGGCGTTCGCCGAGCTTCTTGAGGTCGACGACGGTGCGCAGCGAGCGGCCGATCAGGCGCTGGATTTCCTGGGTGCGGCCCGACTGCTTGCCCTTGGCCGCCTCGCGGCTGCCGCGGGTGTGGGTGGCGCGGGGCAGCATGCCATATTCGGCCGTGACCCAGCCCGAGCCCTTGCCGCGCAGGAAGGGGGGCACCTTTTCCTCGATCGAGGCGGTGCACAGGACGCGGGTGTCACCGAAGCTGACGAGGCACGAGCCTTCGGCATGGATGGTGAAGCCGGGTTCCATGGTGATGTCGCGCATCTGGTCGGGCGCGCGGCCGGAAGGACGCATAATATTCTACTCCGAAGCGGTCAGGTGGGAGCGCTTAGCGCCCGGTGGCGTCGCATGCCAGTGCCAAGCGCCAAAAGTTGCGATAAGAGGGGCGCCATGAAGAGAGCGATGATGATGGGGCCGGTTGCGATGTTGGCGCTGGCGGGATGCGTGACCGACCGGGAGAAGGTGGAGCTGGAGCCGCCGACGGCC encodes:
- a CDS encoding CAP domain-containing protein, with protein sequence MRGWKWGLAVATAAMMLGIFGGKGEAAPARRAPSPAEQYGMEEADRDDGLLQDVVLGTHNDERSRWGLTPLAWDRTLAADAARYARQMARTNIFAHSSRATRAVPSGENLWMGSRGLYDYEVMVGAFLNERRYFRRAGKMPNFSTTGRWQDVAHYTQIIWRGTRSVGCALAEGRSFDYLVCRYYPAGNMFGMGPLDAAPVLAGGEE
- the rdgB gene encoding RdgB/HAM1 family non-canonical purine NTP pyrophosphatase, which translates into the protein MSDEYGQEQAIRKLKPGKLVIASHNAGKVREIAALLGPYGIEPISAASLDLPEPEETGTTFIANAELKAMQAADLSGLPALADDSGLCVEALNGDPGLFSARWAGPDKDFGMAMQKVWDGVQAKGPDAGHGAHFICALSLAWPDGHVEAFEGRVDGLLVWPPRGANGFGYDAMFQPLGHDISFGEMDPDAKHAMSHRADAFAQLVKAVI
- a CDS encoding CAP domain-containing protein yields the protein MLFGGMIAGAVAPASASVNRDVWNYYNIQPAPRSDAMLRQVVMDVHNRERQSLGVPALAWDDRLAADAAGYARQMVHTNQFRHSHGGERDEEIGENLWMGTHRAYGYTAMLDAFMDERRAFVFKARFPDVSTTGNWEDVGHYTQMIWRGTRRVGCALGEGAQYDYLVCRYYPAGNVYGMSPFDRDFGGWQG
- the hemW gene encoding radical SAM family heme chaperone HemW, coding for MSPEVLLAPPAFTEALGLYVHWPFCVSKCPYCDFNSHVRDRIDADAWQAALLADLAHEAEKTGRRPLRSIFFGGGTPSLMPPRIAASLIEAAERHWGFSNDIEITLEANPNSVEAARFGDLAAAGINRVSLGLQALDNDALAFLGRAHDVDEGLGALDTARRIFDRVSFDLIYARPGQSESDWEAELARALSFGTGHLSLYQLTIEPGTRFATLAAQGKLTPVDPDHGATLYELTQAMTAQAGIPSYEISNHARPGQESRHNLIYWRYGDYVGIGPGAHGRRGGMATLRHKKPENWMGAVDRNGNGLQQEVPLQAEDKAREALLMGLRLGEGVDLARIAGLSGLPIGALVDDRAIDRMNDLGLVWRTGNRLQVSPAGMLLLDAILPEVVAV
- the rph gene encoding ribonuclease PH; translated protein: MRPSGRAPDQMRDITMEPGFTIHAEGSCLVSFGDTRVLCTASIEEKVPPFLRGKGSGWVTAEYGMLPRATHTRGSREAAKGKQSGRTQEIQRLIGRSLRTVVDLKKLGERQIVIDCDVIQADGGTRTAAISGSWVALRIAVDKLLASGALSEDPIIQKVAAISCGIYEGTPVLDLDYAEDSNAETDANLILTGDGKFAEVQATAEGAAYDEEELLRLLRLARIGCAKIFAAQDVATGR
- a CDS encoding M56 family metallopeptidase, which codes for MSVWMAETLIATTLLMAMVMMLRRPVARWLGAGAAYWLWLLPLARMLLPTLPREVAAPSPLHNVVDQAGLPALLEIAPSPATQAAATSIPWLEMAIGLWALGVVLFLVVQAIGYARFRRDILAGSTPLGEEGRIRLITSPQASGPLAFGIFRPYIVLPADFGLRYDAQEQDMAIAHERAHHERGDLAANMVALLLLALHWCNPVAWIAYRAYRADQETACDARVLSLYGQDQAHAYGRAILKAAGGRQFAGACHLTRITTLKGRLKMLSSHETSLKRISWGMAAVAMVVATGLALTASGSRAAQQMAAITDKVDQADFARLTNLVSQPVSAREALPQAAPVPAAAPMPAAAPAPVAHADRVPPAAPVPPVPAADIMPPVPPVPPVPPVTVRSEPGRVIVTHANGRVETHRIPTEAEIARMVPVVDVREGCEGDKVTSHREFVDANGRRNIRVRICERAIEAQARKAERIAMLNARDAERMSRNAERAGRNAARAGLTAARAQIAASRMPESDRAEALRDIDQELADLDRNPD